A region of Coccinella septempunctata chromosome 5, icCocSept1.1, whole genome shotgun sequence DNA encodes the following proteins:
- the LOC123313337 gene encoding protein melted isoform X1, with translation MNSTEQKSDRKMHELFMQVLKNRDLSKAGDLFSIPDAVIVNDVTNVLKEITAIASLPDYISNDNDQSVVEICITRVTTCIRETASVEQHCEALVNLLESCLHHNLKVSNKLEDPPHAKISSDIISAIFLNYSKRSVMQRALPVAVKFLHKGNKELSRNMASYLTLAALEHASLLTPHVQPIMDSIISGNYPLCRVLPNIYEVSPDPFQGHAMALVSLLSHCDNQEKLALLQLFALMARDTPLLLEASVPQLCEYLSNPVTAAATLQIFLHMAQKKPALLADHVSVMKLAAQKHPQIICLTAQVMSAVGKLSKDKAQDALNFVLEYLPKADRGSQSTLMREATLLCSSYPVLFTDKVLTGIRQRHRTSTNQISQTSSNVLNNVTSGGVTIVKVGGAPVSTPTSQVGYTRRAKLGDSRSTGRLHTSQTANTHRSMTRLNIAGGSVGGLHKSMTRLSSSQQINAVPGQGTPVPVPPLSNSAIAREQRWNSPRVSSGGVTVTTTTPRIQRPQSQGPLSLITNHSNQIMINNPVTSQTPSNSVTVSSVYTGAVSSGLVSVNAITQTIPIGSSTMNLPEPSTGSQSLASGNVNISGPTTITSRRANNTTVTLLNANQNSVANQRMSVFEPYPMRDTIQHFCEKHLDKIKIYMDKVSLRIPSPAKCTIEEKRQKKSAKLHFACQAKGEHCLYAKTYFTMRTRNPRTWIHLMFISLQARHSHALSSRDAQVASLKHCWDMLKCENKTFLTVVTSAFPCDKEQDALINELRHSGYFDVFQICQSTGEGSSEQSENLKWGCFLCAHPERAVGFLRGDAQPVIEGQLKEKKGKWRLFRRWKTRYFTLSGAHLSVKGSSGGESIDVNQIRSVKVSRSSRNIPKAFEIFTGNQTLILKPKDGRNAEEWVQCLNIVVAHSHAKELPGKSNSLPARGIGASRTAI, from the exons ATGAATTCAACAGAACAGAAAAGCGATAGAAAAATGCACGAACTTTTTATGCAAGTTTTGAAAAATAGAGATCTCTCAAAGGCTGGGGACCTTTTTTCAATTCCAGATGCTGTCATAGTAAATGATGTAACCAATGTT TTAAAAGAAATTACAGCAATAGCTTCCTTACCGGACTATATCAGTAACGATAATGACCAGAGCGTTGTTGAAATTTGTATCACAAGAGTTACCACTTGCATTCGGGAAACTGCAAGTGTGGAACAACACTGTGAAGCTTTGGTTAATCTTCTCGAATCATGTTTACATCATAACTTGAAAGTATCAAATAAATTGGAAGATCCACCACATGCAAAAATCTCAAGTGATATCATATCTGCAATATTTTTA AATTATAGTAAAAGGTCTGTGATGCAACGTGCTTTACCAGTTGCTGTGAAGTTTCTTCACAAAGGAAATAAGGAATTGTCTAGGAATATGGCATCGTACTTAACTTTAGCAGCTCTCGAACATGCTTCCTTGCTTACACCCCATGTTCAACCAATTATGGACTCGATTATATCTG GAAATTATCCATTATGCAGGGTGTTACCCAACATATATGAGGTATCACCCGATCCTTTTCAAGGACATGCTATGGCTTTAGTTTCACTATTGTCTCACTGCGATAATCAAGAAAAATTAGCATTACTTCAGTTATTTGCTTTGATGGCAAGGGATACACCGCTG CTTTTAGAAGCAAGTGTGCCTCAATTATGTGAGTATCTCAGCAATCCAGTAACAGCAGCGGCTACTCTTCAGATTTTTCTTCATATGGCTCAGAAAAAACCTGCGTTATTAGCAGATCATGTCAGCGTTATGAAATTAGCAGCTCAAAAACATCCTCAAATCATTTGTTTGACAGCTCAAGTAATGAGTGCTGTTGGTAAACTTAGCAAG GACAAAGCTCAAGACGCTTTGAATTTTGTGTTAGAATATCTACCTAAGGCTGATAGAGGATCTCAAAGTACTTTGATGAGAGAAGCTACTCTTCTCTGTAGTTCTTACCCAGTTTTGTTCACTGACAAAGTTCTAACAGGAATAAGACAAAGACACCGAACAAG tacaAACCAGATAAGCCAGACTTCATCCAATGTTCTCAATAATGTAACTTCTGGTGGAGTTACAATAGTAAAGGTGGGTGGCGCGCCAGTTTCTACTCCTACATCTCAAGTAGGTTACACTCGGAGAGCAAAACTTGGAGATTCTAGAAGTACAGGAAGGTTGCATACTTCACAAACTGCCAATACCCATAGAAGCATGACCAGACTCAATATAGCAG GTGGATCTGTAGGAGGTCTTCACAAAAGCATGACACGTCTGAGTTCCTCCCAACAAATTAATGCAGTACCTGGCCAAGGAACACCTGTTCCTGTTCCCCCACTTTCAAATAGCGCTATTGCTAGAGAGCAACGGTGGAATAGTCCTAGAGTATCTAGCGGTGGAGTTACAGTAACCACCACCACACCAAGGATACAAAGGCCTCAGAGTCAAGGACCTCTTTCTCTCATCACAAATCACAGCAATCAG ATTATGATAAATAATCCTGTCACATCACAAACTCCCAGCAATTCGGTCACCGTTAGCTCAGTATATACTGGAGCTGTTTCCAGTGGCTTAGTATCAGTTAATGCAATCACACAAACTATTCCCATAGGATCAAGTACCATGAATCTTCCAGAGCCATCCACTGGTTCTCAATCTTTAGCTAGTG GAAATGTTAACATCTCAGGTCCAACCACAATAACATCACGAAGAGCTAATAACACAACTGTAACTCTGCTAAATGCCAATCAGAATTCAGTTGCCAATCAACGAATGAGCGTTTTCGAGCCCTATCCAATGAGAGACACAATCCAGCATTTCTGTGAGAAACATCtagacaaaataaaaatttatatggaTAAAGTATCCTTGAGGATACCCTCACCTGCTAAATGTACCATAGAGGAGAAAAGGCAGAAGAAGTCGGCTAAGTTACACTTTGCATGCCAAGCTAAAGGGGAGCATTGCTTATATGCCAAAACATACTTCACGATGAGAACTAGAAACCCAAGAACTTGGATACATCTGATGTTCATATCTTTGCAG GCAAGACATAGTCACGCCCTAAGTTCAAGAGATGCTCAAGTAGCTAGCTTAAAACATTGCTGGGATATGTTGAAGTGTGAGAATAAAACCTTTCTGACAGTGGTAACCAGTGCATTTCCCTGCGATAAGGAACAGGATGCACTAATAAATGAATTAAGGCATTCTGGATATTTTGACGTCTTCCAAATTTGTCAATCTACAGGTGAAGGTTCATCTGAGCAGTCCGAAAACTTGAAGTGGGGTTGTTTTCTATGTGCTCATCCGGAAAGAGCTGTGGGCTTTTTGAGAG GTGATGCCCAGCCTGTGATCGAAGGTCAGTTAAAGGAGAAGAAAGGTAAATGGAGACTTTTCAGGAGGTGGAAGACGAGATATTTTACATTATCGGGAGCACACTTGTCAGTAAAAGGATCT AGTGGAGGGGAATCGATAGATGTCAATCAAATAAGATCTGTCAAGGTTTCTAGAAGTTCAAGAAATATTCCTAaagcatttgaaattttcactgGCAATCAGACATTGATTTTGAAGCCAAAAGATGGCAGGAACGCTGAGGAATGGGTACAATGTCTTAATATTGTAGTAGCCCATTCACATGCTAAAGAATTGCCTGGAAAAAGCAACTCTCTGCCAGCAAGGGGTATTGGTGCTAGCCGGACGGCTATTTAA
- the LOC123313337 gene encoding protein melted isoform X2, producing the protein MQRALPVAVKFLHKGNKELSRNMASYLTLAALEHASLLTPHVQPIMDSIISGNYPLCRVLPNIYEVSPDPFQGHAMALVSLLSHCDNQEKLALLQLFALMARDTPLLLEASVPQLCEYLSNPVTAAATLQIFLHMAQKKPALLADHVSVMKLAAQKHPQIICLTAQVMSAVGKLSKDKAQDALNFVLEYLPKADRGSQSTLMREATLLCSSYPVLFTDKVLTGIRQRHRTSTNQISQTSSNVLNNVTSGGVTIVKVGGAPVSTPTSQVGYTRRAKLGDSRSTGRLHTSQTANTHRSMTRLNIAGGSVGGLHKSMTRLSSSQQINAVPGQGTPVPVPPLSNSAIAREQRWNSPRVSSGGVTVTTTTPRIQRPQSQGPLSLITNHSNQIMINNPVTSQTPSNSVTVSSVYTGAVSSGLVSVNAITQTIPIGSSTMNLPEPSTGSQSLASGNVNISGPTTITSRRANNTTVTLLNANQNSVANQRMSVFEPYPMRDTIQHFCEKHLDKIKIYMDKVSLRIPSPAKCTIEEKRQKKSAKLHFACQAKGEHCLYAKTYFTMRTRNPRTWIHLMFISLQARHSHALSSRDAQVASLKHCWDMLKCENKTFLTVVTSAFPCDKEQDALINELRHSGYFDVFQICQSTGEGSSEQSENLKWGCFLCAHPERAVGFLRGDAQPVIEGQLKEKKGKWRLFRRWKTRYFTLSGAHLSVKGSSGGESIDVNQIRSVKVSRSSRNIPKAFEIFTGNQTLILKPKDGRNAEEWVQCLNIVVAHSHAKELPGKSNSLPARGIGASRTAI; encoded by the exons ATGCAACGTGCTTTACCAGTTGCTGTGAAGTTTCTTCACAAAGGAAATAAGGAATTGTCTAGGAATATGGCATCGTACTTAACTTTAGCAGCTCTCGAACATGCTTCCTTGCTTACACCCCATGTTCAACCAATTATGGACTCGATTATATCTG GAAATTATCCATTATGCAGGGTGTTACCCAACATATATGAGGTATCACCCGATCCTTTTCAAGGACATGCTATGGCTTTAGTTTCACTATTGTCTCACTGCGATAATCAAGAAAAATTAGCATTACTTCAGTTATTTGCTTTGATGGCAAGGGATACACCGCTG CTTTTAGAAGCAAGTGTGCCTCAATTATGTGAGTATCTCAGCAATCCAGTAACAGCAGCGGCTACTCTTCAGATTTTTCTTCATATGGCTCAGAAAAAACCTGCGTTATTAGCAGATCATGTCAGCGTTATGAAATTAGCAGCTCAAAAACATCCTCAAATCATTTGTTTGACAGCTCAAGTAATGAGTGCTGTTGGTAAACTTAGCAAG GACAAAGCTCAAGACGCTTTGAATTTTGTGTTAGAATATCTACCTAAGGCTGATAGAGGATCTCAAAGTACTTTGATGAGAGAAGCTACTCTTCTCTGTAGTTCTTACCCAGTTTTGTTCACTGACAAAGTTCTAACAGGAATAAGACAAAGACACCGAACAAG tacaAACCAGATAAGCCAGACTTCATCCAATGTTCTCAATAATGTAACTTCTGGTGGAGTTACAATAGTAAAGGTGGGTGGCGCGCCAGTTTCTACTCCTACATCTCAAGTAGGTTACACTCGGAGAGCAAAACTTGGAGATTCTAGAAGTACAGGAAGGTTGCATACTTCACAAACTGCCAATACCCATAGAAGCATGACCAGACTCAATATAGCAG GTGGATCTGTAGGAGGTCTTCACAAAAGCATGACACGTCTGAGTTCCTCCCAACAAATTAATGCAGTACCTGGCCAAGGAACACCTGTTCCTGTTCCCCCACTTTCAAATAGCGCTATTGCTAGAGAGCAACGGTGGAATAGTCCTAGAGTATCTAGCGGTGGAGTTACAGTAACCACCACCACACCAAGGATACAAAGGCCTCAGAGTCAAGGACCTCTTTCTCTCATCACAAATCACAGCAATCAG ATTATGATAAATAATCCTGTCACATCACAAACTCCCAGCAATTCGGTCACCGTTAGCTCAGTATATACTGGAGCTGTTTCCAGTGGCTTAGTATCAGTTAATGCAATCACACAAACTATTCCCATAGGATCAAGTACCATGAATCTTCCAGAGCCATCCACTGGTTCTCAATCTTTAGCTAGTG GAAATGTTAACATCTCAGGTCCAACCACAATAACATCACGAAGAGCTAATAACACAACTGTAACTCTGCTAAATGCCAATCAGAATTCAGTTGCCAATCAACGAATGAGCGTTTTCGAGCCCTATCCAATGAGAGACACAATCCAGCATTTCTGTGAGAAACATCtagacaaaataaaaatttatatggaTAAAGTATCCTTGAGGATACCCTCACCTGCTAAATGTACCATAGAGGAGAAAAGGCAGAAGAAGTCGGCTAAGTTACACTTTGCATGCCAAGCTAAAGGGGAGCATTGCTTATATGCCAAAACATACTTCACGATGAGAACTAGAAACCCAAGAACTTGGATACATCTGATGTTCATATCTTTGCAG GCAAGACATAGTCACGCCCTAAGTTCAAGAGATGCTCAAGTAGCTAGCTTAAAACATTGCTGGGATATGTTGAAGTGTGAGAATAAAACCTTTCTGACAGTGGTAACCAGTGCATTTCCCTGCGATAAGGAACAGGATGCACTAATAAATGAATTAAGGCATTCTGGATATTTTGACGTCTTCCAAATTTGTCAATCTACAGGTGAAGGTTCATCTGAGCAGTCCGAAAACTTGAAGTGGGGTTGTTTTCTATGTGCTCATCCGGAAAGAGCTGTGGGCTTTTTGAGAG GTGATGCCCAGCCTGTGATCGAAGGTCAGTTAAAGGAGAAGAAAGGTAAATGGAGACTTTTCAGGAGGTGGAAGACGAGATATTTTACATTATCGGGAGCACACTTGTCAGTAAAAGGATCT AGTGGAGGGGAATCGATAGATGTCAATCAAATAAGATCTGTCAAGGTTTCTAGAAGTTCAAGAAATATTCCTAaagcatttgaaattttcactgGCAATCAGACATTGATTTTGAAGCCAAAAGATGGCAGGAACGCTGAGGAATGGGTACAATGTCTTAATATTGTAGTAGCCCATTCACATGCTAAAGAATTGCCTGGAAAAAGCAACTCTCTGCCAGCAAGGGGTATTGGTGCTAGCCGGACGGCTATTTAA
- the LOC123313339 gene encoding tRNA pseudouridine synthase-like 1 isoform X1, with amino-acid sequence MQRYLLTFSYIGTAFRGLQRQVTGALPRQDDPSTVQGCLEMAIQRMQAKNMPYIVSSSRTDAGVHALSNTCHVDLESPDNEPYEPRYVTSSINKFLCKSNIPIKITSAFAVPETFHCRHNAVKRTYLYKLIVINPDVLTTHPLLQHVPIELNERAWFPTFTEFDEESMMEAAKLFLGYHDFKTFSAKDTSYFKYHGKQRLTRRTITKLSIEKSPMNLYSSYSMPTYYGFNRKVSYKSYDIYIESAGFLHNQEGPLKD; translated from the exons ATGCAAAGATATTTACTGACCTTTTCCTACATAGGCACAGCTTTTAG GGGTTTACAAAGGCAAGTTACTGGTGCTCTTCCTAGGCAAGATGATCCATCCACAGTTCAGGGATGTCTGGAAATGGCTATCCAGAGGATGCAAGCAAAAAATATGCCATACATAGTATCATCGAGTAG gACTGACGCAGGAGTTCATGCATTAAGCAATACATGTCATGTTGATCTTGAGAGCCCAGATAATGAGCCGTATGAACCAAGATATGTCACTTCTTCTATAAATAAATTTCTCTGCAAATCTAATATTCCTATCAAAATCACTAGTGCTTTTGCAGTTCCTGAAACATTCCATTGTAGGCATAACGCAGTTAAACGCACATATTTGTATAAATTGATAGTAATAAACCCGGACGTTCTCACAACCCATCCTTTATTACAACATGTACCTATAGAACTTAATGAGAGAGCTTGGTTCCCAAC TTTTACTGAATTCGATGAGGAATCGATGATGGAAGCAGCTAAGCTATTTCTTGGTTACCATGACTTCAAAACATTCTCAGCTAAAGATACTAGTTATTTCAAATACCATGGAAAACAAAGGTTGACCAGAAGAACTATAACTAAATTATCCATCGAAAAATCGCCCATGAACTTATACAGTTCCTATAGTATGCCCACATATTATGGATTCAATAGAAAAGTGTCATACAAAAGTTACGATATCTACATAGAATCAGCCGGATTTCTTCACAATCAG GAAGGCCCACTTAAAGATTGA
- the LOC123313339 gene encoding tRNA pseudouridine synthase-like 1 isoform X2, protein MSGNGYPEDASKKYAIHSIIETDAGVHALSNTCHVDLESPDNEPYEPRYVTSSINKFLCKSNIPIKITSAFAVPETFHCRHNAVKRTYLYKLIVINPDVLTTHPLLQHVPIELNERAWFPTFTEFDEESMMEAAKLFLGYHDFKTFSAKDTSYFKYHGKQRLTRRTITKLSIEKSPMNLYSSYSMPTYYGFNRKVSYKSYDIYIESAGFLHNQEGPLKD, encoded by the exons ATGTCTGGAAATGGCTATCCAGAGGATGCAAGCAAAAAATATGCCATACATAGTATCATCGA gACTGACGCAGGAGTTCATGCATTAAGCAATACATGTCATGTTGATCTTGAGAGCCCAGATAATGAGCCGTATGAACCAAGATATGTCACTTCTTCTATAAATAAATTTCTCTGCAAATCTAATATTCCTATCAAAATCACTAGTGCTTTTGCAGTTCCTGAAACATTCCATTGTAGGCATAACGCAGTTAAACGCACATATTTGTATAAATTGATAGTAATAAACCCGGACGTTCTCACAACCCATCCTTTATTACAACATGTACCTATAGAACTTAATGAGAGAGCTTGGTTCCCAAC TTTTACTGAATTCGATGAGGAATCGATGATGGAAGCAGCTAAGCTATTTCTTGGTTACCATGACTTCAAAACATTCTCAGCTAAAGATACTAGTTATTTCAAATACCATGGAAAACAAAGGTTGACCAGAAGAACTATAACTAAATTATCCATCGAAAAATCGCCCATGAACTTATACAGTTCCTATAGTATGCCCACATATTATGGATTCAATAGAAAAGTGTCATACAAAAGTTACGATATCTACATAGAATCAGCCGGATTTCTTCACAATCAG GAAGGCCCACTTAAAGATTGA
- the LOC123313340 gene encoding dual specificity protein phosphatase 19-like has product MSFLADLVERKNNLKPTETVITFANGQCLKESRAMTLPVQIEKKPFGFIVDNKPDDKPAKILEYLYLGSQDCCSKEVLQAYDISNILSIGIEAPLQDDNIKNQFLECLDLPETNIWNTIKTSVEVIRKSVNNCESILVHCNAGISRSASVVIGYLMLEYNYSFDNAYEHVRSARPVIRPNDGFMKQLKNYHLYI; this is encoded by the coding sequence ATGAGTTTTCTAGCGGACCTagtagaaagaaaaaataatttgaagccTACTGAAACTGTTATCACCTTCGCCAATGGACAATGCCTCAAAGAATCTAGAGCCATGACCCTACCTGTACAAATAGAGAAAAAGCCCTTTGGATTTATAGTTGACAACAAACCCGATGATAAGCCGGCCAAAATATTAGAATATTTATATTTGGGATCCCAAGATTGTTGCTCGAAAGAAGTTTTACAAGCCTACGACATCTCCAACATCCTAAGCATTGGAATAGAGGCTCCACTACAAGACGATAATATCAAGAACCAGTTCTTGGAGTGCCTGGACCTACCTGAAACAAACATCTGGAATACCATCAAGACAAGTGTTGAAGTGATTAGAAAATCAGTGAACAATTGTGAATCGATTTTGGTGCATTGTAATGCTGGAATTAGTCGTTCAGCTTCTGTTGTGATAGGTTACTTAATGTTAGAATATAATTACAGCTTTGATAATGCTTATGAACATGTACGTTCTGCTCGTCCTGTTATAAGGCCCAATGATGGGTTCATGAAACAATTGAAAAATTACCATCTTTATATTTAG
- the LOC123313338 gene encoding serine-arginine protein 55: MVGSRVYVGGLPYGTSERDLERFFRGYGRMRDVLIKNGYGFVEFDDHRDADDAVYELNGKKLLGERVTVERARGTPRGRDQWSGGGRSSDSRSFERYGPPTRTNYRVIVENLSSRVSWQDLKDFMRQAGEVTYADAHKQHRNEGVVEFASYSDMKNAIEKLDDTDLNGRRIRLIEDKVTKRRRSASYSSRSRSRSRSRRSRSKSKSRSRSRSKSRSKSKSAEPKDGGRSKSRSRSRSNSRKRDNRSRSTSRRKSVDRSKSRSASPKRSKSRDRSKERSHSRSRSASKERSRSRSRSADN, translated from the coding sequence ATGGTAGGGTCTAGAGTTTATGTTGGGGGCTTACCTTATGGCACTTCTGAGCGAGACCTTGAGCGTTTCTTCCGAGGCTATGGCAGAATGCGGGATGTTCTCATCAAAAACGGCTACGGGTTTGTTGAGTTTGATGATCATCGTGATGCCGATGATGCAGTGTATGAACTAAACGGTAAAAAACTTTTAGGGGAGCGTGTGACTGTCGAGCGAGCCAGGGGCACCCCCAGAGGCCGAGATCAATGGTCTGGTGGCGGCCGCAGTAGTGACAGCCGATCATTCGAGCGATATGGTCCTCCCACCCGCACTAACTATCGAGTGATTGTTGAAAATCTATCCTCCCGAGTGTCTTGGCAAGACCTCAAAGATTTTATGCGTCAAGCGGGAGAAGTTACCTATGCCGATGCCCATAAACAACATCGCAATGAGGGTGTAGTTGAGTTTGCTAGTTATTCTGACATGAAAAATGCCATCGAGAAACTTGATGATACTGATTTAAATGGCAGAAGAATCCGCTTAATTGAAGATAAAGTGACCAAAAGACGTCGTTCAGCTTCATACAGCAGTAGATCTAGATCAAGAAGCCGCTCCAGGCGTTCTCGTTCCAAATCCAAGTCCAGATCTCGATCAAGGAGCAAATCCCGGTCCAAATCTAAATCTGCTGAGCCGAAAGACGGTGGAAGATCAAAATCGAGATCCCGTTCTCGTTCCAATTCACGTAAAAGAGACAACAGGTCAAGGTCCACCTCTCGTCGCAAGTCAGTTGACAGATCCAAATCTAGATCAGCATCTCCAAAACGTTCCAAGTCCAGGGACAGGTCTAAGGAAAGATCACATTCCAGGTCAAGATCTGCCAGTAAAGAAAGAAGTAGAAGCCGATCACGCTCAGCTGATAACTAG